Proteins encoded by one window of Fusarium graminearum PH-1 chromosome 1, whole genome shotgun sequence:
- a CDS encoding heat shock protein SSB1: MADEVYDGAIGIDLGTTYSCVATYEGTNVEIIANEQGSFTTPSFVSFTEKERLIGEAAKNNAAMNPRNTVFDAKRLIGRRFDDPTVKKDIESWPFKIVDDNGSPKIEVEYLGENKQFSAQEISSMVLTKMKEIAETKLGKKVEKAVITVPAYFNDNQRQATKDAGSIAGLNVLRIINEPTAAAIAYGLGAGKSEKERNVLIYDLGGGTFDKDLSGDARALRRLRTACERAKRTLSSGAQATIEIDSLFDGEDFTMSITRARFEDLNAKAFSGTIEPVAQVLKDAAIEKKAVDEIVLVGGSTRIPKIQKLLSEFFDGKKLEKSINPDEAVAYGAAVQAGILSGKATSAETADLLLLDVVPLSLGVAMEGNIFASVVPRGTTCPTLKKRTFTTVADNQQTVQFPVYQGERTNCEDNTSLGEFTLAPIPPMRAGEAVLECVFEVDVNGILKVTATEKTSGRSANITISNSVGKLTTDEIEKMVNEAEQFKSNDDAFQKKFEAKQQLESYIGRVEEIVSDPTLSLKLKRNQKEKIESTISDAMATLEISESTAEDLKKQELALKRLVTKAMSSR, translated from the exons atggCGGACGAAGTTTACGACGGTGCCATCGGCATTGATCTGG GTACCACCTACTCCTGCGTTGCTACCTACGAGGGTACCAATGTCGAGATCATCGCCAACGAGCAGGGTTCTTTCACCACCCCTTCTTTCGTTTCCTTCACCGAGAAGGAGCGTCTGATCGGTGAGGCCGCCAAGAACAATGCTGCCATGAACCCCCGCAACACTGTCTTCGATGCCAA GCGTCTGATTGGTCGTCGTTTCGACGACCCTAccgtcaagaaggacatCGAGTCTTGGCCCTTCAAGATTGTCGATGACAACGGCAGCCccaagatcgaggtcgagTACCTCGGTGAGAACAAGCAGTTCTCTGCCCAGGAGATCTCCTCCATGGTTCTTACCAAG ATGAAGGAGATTGCCGAGACCAAGCTCggcaagaaggttgagaaggcCGTCATCACCGTTCCTGCCtacttcaacgacaaccAGCGTCAGGCCACCAAGGACGCCGGTTCCATTGCCGGCCTCAACGTCCTCCGTATCATCAACGAACCtaccgccgccgccatcGCCTACGGTCTTGGTGCCGGTAAGTCTGAGAAGGAGCGTAACGTTCTCATCTACGATCTCGGTGGTGGTACTTTCGAT AAGGACCTCTCTGGCGATGCCCGTGCCCTCCGACGTCTCCGAACTGCTTGTGAGCGTGCCAAGCGTACTCTCTCCAGCGGTGCCCAGGCCACCATTGAGATTGACTCTCTCTTCGACGGTGAGGACTTCACCATGTCCATCACCCGTGCCCGTTTCGAGGACTTGAACGCCAAGGCTTTCTCTGGCACCATCGAGCCCGTTGCTCAGGTCCTCAAGGACGCTGctatcgagaagaaggccgtTGACGAGATCGTCCTTGTCGGTGGTTCCACCCGTATCcccaagatccagaagcttctGTCCGAGTTCTTCGAcggcaagaagctcgagaagagcatcaaccCCGATGAGGCTGTTGCCTACGGTGCCGCCGTCCAGGCCGGTATCCTCTCCGGAAAGGCCACCTCTGCTGAGACCGCcgacctcctcctcctcgatgTCGTTCCTCTGTCTCTCGGTGTCGCCATGGAGGGCAACATCTTCGCCTCCGTCGTTCCCCGTGGTACCACCTGCCCCACCCTCAAGAAGCGAACCTTCACCACTGTTGCCGACAACCAGCAGACCGTTCAGTTCCCCGTCTACCAGGGTGAGCGAACCAACTGTGAGGACAACACCAGCTTGGGTGAATTCACTCTTGCTCCTATCCCCCCCATGCGCGCCGGTGAGGCCGTCCTCGAGTGTGTCTTCGAGGTCGACGTCAACGGTATCCTCAAGGTCACCGCTACTGAGAAGACCTCTGGTCGCAgtgccaacatcaccatctccaactccgTCGGAAAGCTCACCACcgacgagatcgagaagatgGTCAACGAGGCTGAGCAGTTCAAGAGCAACGATGATGctttccagaagaagtttgaggctAAGCAGCAGCTCGAGTCCTACATTGGCCGTGTTGAGGAGATCGTCTCCGACCCCACT